A portion of the Oxynema aestuarii AP17 genome contains these proteins:
- a CDS encoding ABC transporter substrate-binding protein produces MKRRTLFSYLAVFCLSLIVTVSCTPSNPSGQSATPIRMGYTAWPGWFPWRIAESEQLFSAHQIDVNLTWFDGYLDSINALVSGQLDANTQTLNDTISSVAAGSDQVIVLVNDNSTGNDKIIVREGINTVADLKGKKVAAEEGTVDHFLLLLGLKEAGLSAEDIDFQPLETGAAAAAFVAGQVDAVGVFAPFTTKALERPGSKELFSSKDFPGAIPDHLVVTRRLINERPEAVQALVNTWFDTLEFIKTNPDRSYQIMAERAGVSVEEYKQYEAGTKIFTIEDNLKAFQPGENMTALPYAAEQISDFLMETGFVQNQPDLSKIFDDRFVKAYAESKNKLLGSGV; encoded by the coding sequence GTGAAACGTCGCACCTTATTTTCATATCTGGCCGTCTTCTGTCTGAGTTTAATCGTAACCGTCAGTTGTACGCCATCCAACCCGAGTGGACAAAGTGCAACCCCCATTCGCATGGGATATACTGCCTGGCCCGGCTGGTTTCCCTGGCGAATTGCCGAAAGCGAACAATTATTTTCAGCCCATCAAATTGACGTTAATTTAACCTGGTTTGACGGCTATCTCGACTCAATCAATGCCCTCGTTTCCGGACAACTCGACGCCAACACCCAAACCCTGAACGACACCATTAGTTCCGTTGCTGCCGGATCCGACCAAGTGATTGTTTTAGTCAACGATAACTCCACCGGAAATGACAAAATCATCGTTCGAGAAGGCATCAATACCGTCGCCGATTTGAAAGGGAAAAAAGTAGCTGCTGAAGAAGGAACCGTCGATCATTTTCTTCTGCTTTTAGGCTTGAAAGAAGCAGGATTGAGCGCTGAAGATATCGACTTTCAACCCTTAGAAACGGGAGCCGCCGCCGCCGCTTTTGTTGCCGGACAAGTCGATGCGGTCGGTGTCTTTGCGCCCTTCACGACTAAAGCCTTAGAACGTCCGGGAAGTAAAGAATTATTCAGTTCTAAAGACTTTCCGGGTGCCATTCCCGATCATTTAGTCGTTACACGCCGTTTAATTAACGAACGGCCCGAAGCGGTTCAAGCATTAGTGAACACTTGGTTTGATACGTTGGAATTTATTAAGACCAATCCCGATCGATCTTATCAAATCATGGCGGAACGAGCGGGGGTCAGCGTTGAAGAATATAAACAATACGAAGCGGGGACAAAAATTTTCACCATTGAAGACAATTTAAAAGCATTTCAACCGGGGGAAAACATGACCGCTTTACCCTACGCTGCCGAACAAATCTCCGATTTTTTGATGGAAACGGGTTTCGTACAAAATCAGCCCGATTTGAGTAAGATTTTTGACGATCGCTTCGTCAAAGCTTATGCAGAATCGAAAAATAAACTCCTAGGCTCGGGAGTTTAA
- the hypB gene encoding hydrogenase nickel incorporation protein HypB yields MHQTFDAALGINLLHANQDGADHNREHFDEWGMICLNVMSSPGAGKTALLEKTLAALTDELKIVVIEGDMTTRLDAERLEQYGVPVIAINTGRSCHLDSKMVAGGLHQLVADYDPTEFDLVLVENVGNLVCPAEFEIGEHAKVALLSVTEGEDKPLKYPIMFQEADCLLITKTDLAPYLEVDVDRIAANVRQMNPNVTIIPVSAKTGEGLDVWFNWIRLQLLGLPQFRVKHKFFDSVSA; encoded by the coding sequence ATGCATCAAACCTTTGACGCCGCCCTCGGCATAAATTTGCTGCACGCCAACCAAGATGGTGCAGATCACAATCGCGAACATTTTGACGAATGGGGAATGATTTGTCTCAATGTTATGAGCAGTCCCGGTGCGGGGAAAACGGCGTTATTAGAAAAAACATTAGCCGCCCTCACTGACGAATTAAAAATTGTAGTAATTGAAGGGGATATGACCACCCGCTTAGATGCGGAACGGCTAGAACAATACGGCGTTCCCGTAATTGCAATTAACACCGGGCGATCGTGTCATTTAGACTCGAAAATGGTCGCCGGAGGGCTGCATCAATTGGTAGCGGACTACGACCCGACCGAATTCGATTTAGTCTTAGTTGAAAATGTCGGTAACTTGGTTTGTCCGGCAGAGTTTGAAATCGGCGAACACGCAAAAGTTGCATTATTAAGTGTAACCGAAGGGGAAGATAAACCGCTTAAATATCCGATCATGTTTCAAGAAGCGGATTGTCTGTTAATTACCAAAACAGATTTGGCACCGTATTTAGAGGTCGATGTCGATCGCATCGCCGCAAATGTACGTCAAATGAACCCAAATGTCACGATTATTCCCGTATCCGCAAAAACCGGGGAAGGTTTAGATGTTTGGTTCAATTGGATTCGCCTGCAACTGCTAGGATTGCCACAATTTCGCGTAAAACATAAATTTTTTGATTCAGTTTCTGCATGA
- the hypA gene encoding hydrogenase maturation nickel metallochaperone HypA, giving the protein MHETDLTKALILTVKDWWEAQPQKPKIEALHLVIGHFTCVEPVGLQFAFEVQTRGTFLDGVKLQIEEIPLIAFCHPCEREYRPEIGLKYSCPECGSPMEDIRSGRELKIDRIEYSFLTQETPQETVSYASNL; this is encoded by the coding sequence GTGCATGAAACCGATCTGACCAAAGCCTTAATTTTAACCGTAAAAGACTGGTGGGAAGCGCAACCCCAAAAACCCAAAATAGAAGCTTTGCACTTAGTTATCGGTCATTTTACTTGTGTCGAACCAGTCGGTTTGCAATTTGCCTTTGAAGTGCAAACGCGCGGCACCTTTTTAGACGGGGTAAAATTGCAGATCGAAGAAATTCCCTTAATTGCTTTTTGTCATCCTTGCGAGCGCGAATATCGACCGGAAATTGGGTTGAAATATAGCTGTCCCGAATGCGGTTCGCCAATGGAGGATATTCGTTCGGGACGGGAACTCAAAATCGACCGAATAGAATATAGCTTTTTAACTCAGGAAACTCCCCAGGAAACTGTTAGTTATGCATCAAACCTTTGA
- the speB gene encoding agmatinase yields the protein MTEEQPTFRHPNESSEASRALEKEQHLPLTGWQQEVSQGLEFGLEGAASIRDRTIPTFSRGELPHYAGINTFLKAPYLEDVRQVGNYDIAIVGVPHDSGTTYRPGTRFGPQGIRRISALYTPYNFELGVDLREQITLCDLGDIFTIPGNNEKSFDQISKGIAHIFSSGAFPIVLGGDHSIGYPTVRGVCRHLGDRKVGIIHFDRHVDTQETDLDERMHTCPWFHANNIKNAPAKNLVQLGIGGWQVPRQGVKVCRERQTNILTVTDITEIGLDSTVDFALERALDGTDCVYISFDIDCIDAGFVPGTGWPEPGGLLPREALYLLGKIVQKAPVCGLEVVEVSPPYDISDMTSLMATRVICDTMAHLVLSGQLPRQEKPAYIHPKAQPEFLSDWR from the coding sequence ATGACAGAAGAACAGCCTACCTTTCGTCATCCAAATGAGTCGAGCGAAGCCAGTCGGGCTTTAGAAAAAGAACAGCACCTGCCCCTGACTGGATGGCAACAAGAAGTTTCCCAAGGGTTAGAATTCGGACTGGAAGGAGCAGCGAGTATCCGCGATCGCACGATCCCCACGTTTTCCCGTGGCGAACTGCCCCACTATGCCGGAATTAACACCTTTTTAAAAGCTCCATATCTCGAAGACGTTCGTCAAGTTGGCAACTACGATATCGCGATCGTTGGCGTTCCCCACGATTCCGGAACCACCTATCGTCCCGGAACCCGATTCGGACCACAAGGAATTCGCAGAATTTCCGCTCTTTATACCCCCTACAACTTTGAATTAGGCGTCGATTTACGCGAACAAATTACCCTGTGCGATCTCGGCGATATCTTCACGATTCCTGGCAATAACGAGAAATCTTTCGATCAAATTTCTAAAGGAATTGCCCATATTTTTAGTTCCGGTGCCTTCCCCATTGTTTTAGGGGGAGATCACTCGATCGGCTATCCCACCGTGCGCGGAGTTTGCCGTCATTTAGGCGATCGCAAAGTCGGAATTATTCACTTCGATCGCCACGTCGACACCCAAGAAACCGACCTCGACGAACGGATGCACACCTGCCCGTGGTTTCACGCCAATAATATTAAAAATGCCCCCGCTAAAAACTTAGTTCAACTCGGGATTGGCGGCTGGCAAGTTCCCCGTCAAGGGGTTAAAGTTTGTCGCGAAAGACAAACCAATATTCTCACCGTTACAGATATTACTGAAATCGGTTTGGATTCGACGGTAGACTTCGCTTTAGAACGGGCATTAGACGGAACCGATTGCGTTTATATCAGCTTCGATATCGACTGTATCGATGCTGGATTCGTCCCCGGGACGGGCTGGCCCGAACCCGGCGGTTTACTCCCCCGAGAAGCCCTTTATTTACTCGGAAAAATTGTACAAAAAGCGCCCGTTTGTGGCTTGGAAGTCGTCGAAGTTTCGCCACCTTACGATATTAGTGACATGACCTCGTTGATGGCCACTCGGGTGATTTGCGACACGATGGCACATTTAGTTTTATCCGGACAATTACCTCGCCAAGAAAAACCTGCTTATATCCATCCCAAAGCCCAACCGGAATTTCTCTCGGACTGGAGGTGA
- a CDS encoding mucoidy inhibitor MuiA family protein → MQSPNQIVGELTPEAPVTTVTVLEDRASIRRVTQLTLTPGLWRVRVENVAPVLADKSLRGEWLQGPENALGEARIDDVRVRRKMLIRDRDRLETEATEVVANLEAQLQSAIDRFEWLTEDRQHQELTYNRVQTMLEKAVREIPVDAVWGQLEPATWRSQFQTLFKNMRDLRSEILKSFEGQVELKEEIDRLCDRLAALSRPDLVYMATLEADLSISEAGDYQLALDYVVPNALWRPYHQAHLLLGENPSVSMRTDACIWQRTGEDWTDVDLVFSTARSSLGTEPPLLEEDILTVRAKEEKIEIKTREQVVQKPGLGSGTASGTVTLPGVEDGGEVRTLRSPQKATVPSDGRPYRVSLFTFDTPGIVEYVAMPELACQVFLKTVQTNCSAFPLLAGPVDLVRSTEFVGKTAIGFIAPGERFELGWGPDANIRLQRKQRHNTHQEHLTKWNISLLKTELFISNIGAEARTIKITERVPVSELEEIKVEVMENGTTDNVKPDENGFCHWTFQLEPYSQGKVQLGIKISTAPEIKNLPFLS, encoded by the coding sequence ATGCAATCCCCTAACCAAATCGTCGGCGAATTAACTCCCGAGGCTCCCGTCACCACCGTAACGGTTTTGGAAGACCGGGCTTCTATCCGTCGAGTGACCCAACTCACCTTAACCCCCGGTTTGTGGCGGGTGCGGGTGGAAAATGTCGCCCCCGTACTGGCGGATAAGTCGTTACGGGGAGAATGGTTGCAAGGCCCCGAAAATGCCCTCGGTGAAGCTCGCATCGATGACGTGCGCGTCCGGCGCAAAATGCTGATTCGCGATCGCGATCGCCTCGAAACTGAAGCGACCGAAGTCGTGGCTAATTTAGAAGCACAATTACAATCGGCAATCGATCGCTTCGAGTGGTTAACTGAAGACCGCCAGCATCAGGAATTAACCTACAATCGGGTGCAGACGATGCTCGAAAAAGCGGTGCGAGAAATCCCCGTTGATGCGGTCTGGGGACAGTTGGAACCGGCAACGTGGCGATCGCAATTTCAAACCTTATTTAAAAATATGCGAGATTTGCGATCGGAAATCTTAAAGAGTTTTGAAGGACAAGTCGAACTCAAAGAAGAAATTGACAGACTCTGCGATCGTCTCGCCGCTTTATCCCGCCCGGATTTAGTTTATATGGCGACCCTCGAAGCCGATTTGAGCATTAGCGAAGCGGGAGATTATCAACTTGCTCTCGATTACGTCGTTCCCAATGCTTTATGGAGACCTTACCACCAAGCGCATCTTTTGTTAGGAGAAAATCCTTCAGTTTCGATGCGCACGGATGCGTGCATTTGGCAACGGACGGGAGAAGATTGGACGGATGTAGATTTAGTATTTTCTACGGCGCGATCTTCGTTGGGAACCGAACCACCGTTATTGGAAGAGGATATTTTAACCGTTCGCGCAAAAGAGGAAAAGATCGAAATTAAAACTCGGGAACAAGTGGTACAGAAACCGGGATTGGGTTCGGGAACGGCATCGGGAACCGTGACCTTACCGGGGGTAGAAGATGGCGGGGAAGTCAGGACGTTGCGATCGCCCCAAAAGGCGACCGTTCCCTCGGACGGACGACCTTATCGCGTCTCGCTATTTACGTTTGATACGCCGGGTATTGTCGAATATGTAGCGATGCCGGAATTGGCGTGTCAGGTGTTTTTAAAAACAGTTCAGACGAATTGTTCGGCTTTTCCCTTGTTGGCGGGTCCTGTAGATTTAGTGAGATCGACGGAGTTTGTTGGCAAAACGGCGATCGGTTTTATTGCACCGGGAGAACGATTTGAGTTGGGGTGGGGACCGGATGCAAATATCCGTTTGCAACGCAAACAAAGACACAACACTCATCAAGAGCATCTGACGAAATGGAATATTTCTCTTCTGAAAACGGAGTTATTTATTTCTAATATTGGCGCCGAAGCGAGAACCATTAAAATTACCGAACGAGTCCCCGTTTCCGAACTTGAAGAAATTAAAGTTGAGGTGATGGAGAATGGGACTACGGATAACGTTAAGCCGGATGAAAATGGCTTTTGTCATTGGACATTTCAGCTCGAACCGTATTCGCAAGGAAAAGTGCAATTAGGGATTAAAATTTCAACGGCTCCAGAAATTAAGAATTTACCTTTTCTCAGTTAA
- a CDS encoding TetR/AcrR family transcriptional regulator, giving the protein MPIEQPEINVSHDKREQILNGAMQIFLTHGYAGTSMDRVAATAGVSKQTIYSHFQDKQGLFTALIDRVTRDRFQIVFGALPLAGEPERVLRKIAYTLLHAIAEDREYIAFIRLVIGESGRFPELARQFVGTIPKRAIATLSQYFESHRELNCPDPEATTRIFLGSLVSFVLMQNVLEGETVMPMDGDRLVERLINLVLKSS; this is encoded by the coding sequence ATGCCGATTGAACAACCAGAAATTAATGTCTCTCACGACAAGCGCGAGCAAATTTTAAACGGCGCCATGCAAATTTTTCTCACTCACGGCTATGCCGGGACGAGCATGGATCGGGTGGCGGCAACGGCGGGGGTCTCAAAACAAACGATTTATAGCCATTTTCAGGACAAACAGGGTCTATTTACCGCTTTAATCGATCGCGTCACCCGCGATCGCTTTCAGATCGTGTTTGGTGCTTTGCCGCTCGCTGGCGAACCGGAACGAGTGTTACGCAAAATCGCTTATACTTTACTGCACGCGATCGCCGAAGATCGAGAGTATATTGCGTTTATCCGCCTGGTTATCGGCGAATCGGGGCGCTTTCCCGAATTGGCGCGCCAGTTTGTGGGGACGATTCCAAAACGGGCGATCGCCACCCTTTCTCAATACTTTGAGAGTCATCGCGAACTCAATTGTCCCGATCCGGAAGCGACGACACGGATTTTCTTGGGGTCTTTGGTATCGTTTGTATTAATGCAAAATGTTTTGGAAGGGGAAACGGTGATGCCGATGGACGGCGATCGCTTAGTGGAGCGTTTAATTAACTTAGTTTTAAAATCGAGTTGA
- a CDS encoding HlyD family secretion protein → MSHIISHFRATDEASDLSHKHRPPKILFFLPLLAIAGGVGWYAKTEYFSTPAVEALTLSGRIEGYETDIGAKIGGRVEWVAVREGDRVEAGMTVARLDDDEIRAQMEGASARIASAEQRELQARLQVEAISTQIEEAELNWQQARDDASGRIYQAQANLATAEAQLAQARAQVNQAESELKLARSDRDRFAPLLAEGAISQQQFDQTQARYETSLATVDARQAAVAAAERQVRATRGGLVQAETASLNPEIRRTQIERLQTQLEQARSQVEAARSEIANAQAARQEIAARLNDLSVASPIAGIVTVRSIEPGEVIAPGKMLLTVVDLNDVYLRGYLPEGRIGEVRVGQPAQVFLDSAPDRPLAATVTAIDNEASFTPENIYFKDDRVKQVFGLKLGIDNPEGFAKPGMPADAEIIREGD, encoded by the coding sequence ATGAGTCACATTATTTCACACTTTAGGGCAACGGACGAGGCGAGCGATCTCTCGCACAAGCACCGTCCGCCAAAAATATTATTCTTTCTTCCTCTCCTAGCGATCGCCGGAGGGGTCGGCTGGTATGCTAAAACCGAATATTTTTCCACCCCTGCCGTCGAAGCTCTCACATTAAGCGGTCGGATCGAAGGCTACGAAACCGATATCGGCGCTAAAATCGGCGGTCGCGTCGAATGGGTCGCCGTTCGAGAAGGCGATCGCGTCGAAGCCGGGATGACTGTCGCCCGCCTCGACGACGACGAAATCCGGGCGCAAATGGAAGGGGCCAGCGCCCGCATCGCCAGCGCCGAACAACGGGAACTACAGGCGCGCTTGCAAGTGGAGGCGATCTCCACTCAAATCGAAGAAGCCGAACTCAACTGGCAACAAGCCCGGGACGACGCAAGTGGGCGGATTTACCAAGCCCAAGCCAACCTCGCCACCGCCGAAGCGCAACTCGCCCAAGCCCGAGCCCAAGTCAATCAAGCCGAATCCGAGTTGAAATTGGCGCGCAGCGATCGCGATCGGTTCGCGCCGTTACTCGCCGAAGGGGCGATCTCACAACAACAATTCGACCAAACCCAAGCCCGTTACGAAACCAGCCTCGCTACGGTAGACGCCCGACAGGCCGCCGTTGCCGCCGCCGAACGGCAAGTGAGAGCAACCCGAGGGGGGTTAGTGCAAGCCGAGACGGCCAGCCTCAATCCCGAGATCCGCCGCACTCAAATCGAACGCCTGCAAACCCAACTGGAACAGGCGCGATCGCAAGTCGAAGCGGCGCGATCGGAGATTGCCAACGCCCAAGCCGCCCGCCAAGAAATCGCCGCCCGGTTGAACGATTTATCCGTAGCCAGCCCGATCGCGGGGATCGTCACCGTTCGCAGTATAGAACCGGGTGAGGTCATTGCCCCGGGCAAAATGTTATTGACGGTCGTCGATTTAAACGATGTTTATTTACGCGGTTATCTTCCGGAAGGCCGCATCGGTGAAGTGCGCGTCGGACAACCCGCCCAAGTCTTTTTAGATTCGGCTCCCGATCGCCCGTTGGCGGCAACGGTTACGGCGATCGATAACGAGGCTTCTTTCACCCCAGAAAATATCTATTTTAAAGACGATCGCGTCAAGCAAGTCTTCGGTTTAAAATTAGGAATTGACAATCCAGAAGGTTTTGCCAAGCCGGGAATGCCTGCGGATGCCGAAATTATTCGAGAGGGAGATTGA
- a CDS encoding ATP-binding cassette domain-containing protein gives MDEQNYAIAVKGLRKYYGNLAAVRGIDFAIAPGEVFGLIGPDGAGKTTTFQILAGVMEPSAGEVRILGKFPREARLNIGYLTQKFSLYADLSIEETLRYSARLRRVSDRTFAERSPELLHLVGLEAFTGRLAGQLSGGMKQKLALCCALIAQPDILLLDEPTTGVDPVSRREFWDLLATVADRGVTAIAATPYLDEAERCHRIALMYDGVIQQMGNLAQLRQSLGLTRIELRVKRLTESEKALQSANADGAIVDVQSFGDRLDVLVKDGDRGEREIRQQCDRHGIAIDSLYRDEPTLENVFVTRLRQHGSDPPFVAFPRDRPPRNGESRCSAISARHLQKRFGEFVAVRGIDLDIAYGEIYGLLGANGAGKTTTIKMLCGLLPATSGEMSLAGKQSDLNSPQVRSRLGYMSQKFTLYDDLTIAQNLEFYCGVYGVPRKLRRQKIEWVLETCGLLGREHTITGSLPGGWKQRVAFGASVMHEPEILFLDEPTSGVDPLARRQFWRSIREFARQGTAVLVTTHYLEEAQNCNRMGFMVAGELVAQGSPSEIVAQQPGRAIELRVSQTQAASNLLKQKLEPWRVSIFGDRLHVVLDDPERDFSEVRSHLEAAAIAVRSHRPIPFSLEDAFIGIVQRNSKSVSNGSVE, from the coding sequence ATGGACGAACAAAACTACGCGATCGCCGTTAAAGGATTGCGGAAATATTATGGTAACTTAGCCGCCGTTCGTGGCATCGATTTCGCGATCGCCCCCGGCGAAGTTTTTGGGTTAATCGGACCGGACGGAGCGGGAAAAACCACTACGTTTCAAATTTTGGCGGGTGTCATGGAACCCAGCGCGGGAGAGGTGCGAATTTTAGGAAAATTCCCCCGAGAAGCGCGGTTAAATATCGGCTATTTGACCCAAAAATTTTCCCTTTATGCGGATTTAAGTATAGAAGAAACTTTACGCTACAGCGCCCGCCTGCGACGAGTGAGCGATCGCACTTTCGCCGAGCGATCGCCGGAATTATTGCATTTAGTCGGCTTGGAAGCATTTACGGGACGGTTGGCGGGTCAATTGTCTGGGGGGATGAAACAGAAATTAGCCCTATGTTGTGCTTTAATAGCACAGCCTGACATTCTCCTGTTAGACGAGCCGACCACTGGAGTCGATCCGGTGTCCCGTCGGGAGTTTTGGGACTTGCTCGCCACGGTCGCCGATCGCGGCGTCACGGCGATCGCGGCGACGCCATACCTCGACGAAGCCGAACGCTGTCACCGGATCGCTTTGATGTACGACGGTGTTATCCAGCAAATGGGGAATTTGGCGCAATTGCGGCAAAGTCTCGGCCTCACTCGCATCGAACTCCGTGTGAAGCGATTGACAGAAAGTGAGAAAGCATTGCAAAGTGCGAACGCCGACGGCGCGATCGTGGACGTGCAATCTTTTGGCGATCGCCTCGATGTTTTAGTGAAGGACGGGGACAGGGGAGAACGGGAAATCCGCCAGCAGTGCGATCGCCACGGAATCGCCATTGACAGTTTGTATCGCGACGAACCGACCTTAGAAAACGTGTTCGTCACGCGATTGCGCCAACACGGATCGGATCCGCCCTTTGTCGCTTTTCCGCGCGATCGCCCGCCCCGTAACGGCGAAAGTCGCTGTAGTGCGATCTCCGCCCGCCATTTGCAAAAACGCTTTGGGGAGTTCGTCGCCGTTCGAGGGATCGACTTAGATATCGCTTACGGCGAGATTTACGGCTTGCTGGGGGCGAACGGCGCGGGAAAAACGACCACGATTAAAATGTTGTGCGGTTTGTTGCCCGCGACCTCCGGTGAGATGAGTCTGGCGGGGAAACAAAGTGACCTCAACAGCCCCCAAGTGCGATCGCGCCTCGGCTACATGAGCCAAAAATTTACCCTCTATGACGACTTGACGATCGCCCAAAATCTCGAATTTTACTGCGGCGTTTACGGCGTCCCGCGAAAACTGCGCCGCCAAAAAATCGAGTGGGTGCTCGAAACCTGCGGCTTGTTGGGGCGGGAACATACAATAACCGGAAGCCTTCCCGGCGGCTGGAAACAGCGCGTCGCCTTCGGTGCGTCGGTCATGCACGAGCCGGAAATTCTGTTTCTCGACGAACCGACTTCCGGGGTCGATCCCCTGGCGCGACGGCAATTTTGGCGATCGATCCGCGAATTCGCGCGCCAGGGAACGGCGGTACTGGTGACGACGCACTACCTCGAAGAAGCGCAAAATTGCAACCGTATGGGGTTTATGGTGGCCGGGGAATTGGTCGCACAAGGTTCGCCGAGCGAGATCGTCGCACAACAACCGGGACGGGCGATCGAATTGCGCGTCAGCCAGACTCAAGCCGCGTCGAACTTGCTCAAACAAAAGCTGGAACCTTGGCGGGTTTCGATTTTTGGCGATCGCCTCCACGTCGTTCTCGACGATCCCGAGCGCGATTTTTCCGAAGTGCGATCGCACTTAGAAGCCGCCGCCATTGCCGTGCGATCGCACCGTCCGATACCTTTTTCCTTGGAAGATGCGTTTATCGGTATCGTTCAACGCAACAGCAAGAGCGTTTCCAATGGATCTGTTGAATGA
- a CDS encoding ABC transporter permease gives MRRILAQAQKELAQFSRDRLTVALAFLLPLGMLLIYGYAIRLETKNIPLVFKDFDNSFLSRTYIERIFATQQFIPVSAPDLGDPVGAIDRDLAKVAIIIPPDFSQKIKTGKTTEVQVLVDGTDVNNARVIQNSIRATTNFFLQSTGLIPELNLIQTHTRLWFNPGRKESLYIVPGIYGVILWVFPSMLASIAMVREKEQGTILQVYASDLSSLEWLLGKEIAYVLVGIGEAAIVMGVSVFLFDLKLAGNSLTLLVGTAIFLMASVAFGLLVGVRASNQNAAVQGTAIGGFLTSFLLSGFIYPIANIPFPLSLLSKIIPARYYIILTRDAFLRGTGWEGVWYVPIVIAAIGLLLFLIANKAIKRMQLPD, from the coding sequence ATGCGACGCATTTTAGCTCAAGCTCAAAAAGAACTCGCCCAATTTTCCCGCGATCGCCTGACCGTTGCCTTGGCATTTTTGCTGCCTTTAGGAATGTTGTTAATTTATGGGTATGCGATTCGCTTGGAAACTAAAAATATTCCCTTAGTTTTTAAAGATTTTGACAATAGTTTTCTCAGTCGAACCTATATAGAGCGTATTTTTGCAACGCAACAATTTATTCCGGTTTCGGCTCCCGATCTCGGCGACCCGGTAGGGGCAATCGATCGAGACTTGGCCAAAGTAGCGATTATTATTCCTCCTGATTTCTCCCAAAAAATTAAAACAGGTAAAACTACAGAAGTTCAAGTTTTAGTGGATGGAACCGATGTGAATAATGCCCGAGTGATTCAAAATAGTATCCGCGCGACTACTAACTTTTTTTTACAAAGCACCGGGTTAATTCCCGAACTCAATTTAATTCAAACTCATACCCGTTTATGGTTCAATCCGGGACGTAAAGAATCCCTGTATATCGTTCCTGGAATTTATGGGGTAATTCTTTGGGTATTTCCTTCGATGTTGGCGTCAATTGCAATGGTTCGCGAAAAAGAACAGGGGACAATTTTACAAGTTTATGCCTCCGATTTAAGTTCTTTAGAATGGTTATTAGGAAAAGAAATTGCTTACGTTCTGGTCGGGATTGGCGAAGCGGCGATCGTGATGGGGGTGAGTGTTTTTTTATTCGATTTAAAATTAGCGGGAAACTCTTTAACTTTACTGGTGGGAACCGCCATATTTTTAATGGCGAGTGTTGCGTTTGGCTTGTTGGTTGGCGTGCGAGCGAGTAACCAGAATGCGGCGGTGCAGGGAACGGCGATCGGAGGATTTTTAACGTCGTTTTTATTATCGGGTTTTATTTATCCGATCGCCAATATTCCTTTTCCGTTGTCTTTACTTTCTAAGATTATTCCAGCCCGCTATTATATTATTCTGACCCGGGATGCCTTTTTACGGGGTACGGGGTGGGAGGGAGTCTGGTACGTTCCGATCGTTATTGCTGCAATTGGCTTGCTGTTATTTTTAATTGCGAATAAGGCGATTAAACGAATGCAATTACCCGATTGA